A part of Lacibacter sp. H407 genomic DNA contains:
- a CDS encoding cytochrome c oxidase subunit II — protein sequence MSTTTYLVIAAALLVFIVIFQIAKASEYVSVLKGEESARKQNNRINGFLLLGFMILGFIGVYYCNKLLYKTTLFPQGAASVEGEEIDFMFMMTTAVTGFVFVLTQFFLFYFAWKYQEREGRKAYFFPHNNKLELIWTVVPAIFLTVLVVFGLKFWFRITSDAPKGALEVEIVGKQFGWMMRYPGKDKSFGKTYFKVISDENSNPFGQIWEDNADLKLKADPTNFDDVVTTQTMYIVKDRPVKLIIGSRDVIHDVGLNHFRLKMDAVPGIPTTLWFTPKYTTKEMKERTGNPNFAFEISCDQMCGNGHYSMKGIIEVVTQEEFDVWMAKQKPNYYAAFPDKDPSAVKPAADSTAAVPAPATPVVAMNK from the coding sequence ATGAGTACTACAACATATCTGGTAATAGCAGCAGCCCTTCTGGTGTTTATTGTGATCTTTCAAATCGCAAAGGCCAGCGAGTATGTAAGTGTGTTAAAGGGAGAAGAGAGTGCCCGTAAACAAAACAATCGTATTAACGGATTTTTGCTGTTGGGTTTTATGATCCTTGGTTTTATTGGCGTGTACTACTGCAACAAACTGTTGTATAAAACAACGTTGTTTCCACAAGGGGCTGCCTCTGTTGAAGGTGAAGAGATTGATTTTATGTTTATGATGACAACGGCTGTTACCGGGTTCGTATTCGTGCTTACGCAGTTCTTCCTGTTCTACTTTGCATGGAAATACCAAGAGAGAGAAGGTCGTAAAGCATACTTCTTTCCGCACAATAATAAGTTGGAATTGATCTGGACAGTTGTGCCGGCAATCTTTTTAACGGTGTTGGTAGTATTCGGTTTGAAGTTTTGGTTCCGCATTACATCCGATGCTCCGAAGGGTGCGTTAGAAGTTGAAATTGTAGGAAAGCAATTTGGATGGATGATGCGTTACCCCGGAAAAGATAAATCGTTCGGTAAAACATATTTCAAAGTGATCAGTGATGAGAATAGCAATCCTTTCGGACAGATCTGGGAAGACAATGCTGATCTGAAACTGAAAGCTGACCCTACCAACTTTGATGATGTGGTAACCACACAAACCATGTACATCGTAAAAGACCGTCCGGTGAAATTGATCATAGGTAGCCGTGATGTAATTCATGATGTTGGGTTGAACCATTTCCGTTTAAAGATGGATGCAGTGCCTGGTATTCCAACCACACTTTGGTTTACACCGAAGTACACCACCAAAGAAATGAAAGAGCGTACGGGCAATCCGAATTTTGCGTTTGAAATTTCCTGCGATCAGATGTGCGGCAACGGCCATTACTCAATGAAAGGAATTATTGAAGTAGTTACACAGGAAGAATTTGATGTGTGGATGGCAAAGCAAAAGCCAAACTATTATGCGGCATTTCCTGATAAAGATCCATCGGCTGTAAAACCGGCTGCTGATTCAACTGCTGCAGTGCCTGCACCTGCAACTCCGGTTGTAGCCATGAATAAATAA
- a CDS encoding quinol:cytochrome C oxidoreductase — MALKEQFEIPGGLKKWSYALMGVGVLTLILGIIFLHPFSGGHGEAHGEEAYGATKFWMALMHNSIYWLLVVAASFFFIAATTLAQAGWPLVFRRVPEAISGGLNVLGPVTLVILLAYVWISDDHHIYHWKDAAHLDEKLQAKSGFLNPTFYTVVSIVAVSLWIWFRNWFRKLSMTEDMSVQKSTANYYKTLAVSAAFLVTYGLTVLSTLPWLWLMSIDAHWFSTMYSWYTFASSWVAGISLIMLFVVYLKNHGYLEFVNEEHIHDIGKFMFAFSIFWTYLWFSQFMLIWYSNQPEETAYFIDRLGYGGKGDGPFRAMFLLNLIINFLAPLLILMRRGSKRSYTVVTLMSVIIIFGHWLDFYQMITPGPLKELGKDSNPISHFVYSLGIAAGFLGLVIFLTARYLTKASLLPKNHPLVKESIIHHT; from the coding sequence ATGGCACTGAAAGAACAATTTGAAATACCGGGCGGATTAAAAAAATGGAGCTATGCATTGATGGGTGTGGGTGTGTTAACACTCATCCTCGGTATTATATTTCTGCATCCGTTTTCCGGCGGTCATGGCGAAGCACATGGTGAAGAAGCCTATGGCGCAACCAAATTCTGGATGGCGCTGATGCATAACAGTATCTATTGGTTACTGGTGGTTGCAGCCAGCTTTTTCTTTATTGCCGCCACAACATTGGCACAGGCAGGTTGGCCCTTGGTGTTCCGTCGTGTACCGGAAGCGATCTCCGGTGGTTTGAATGTATTAGGGCCGGTTACACTCGTTATTCTGTTGGCATATGTGTGGATCTCCGATGATCATCATATTTACCACTGGAAAGATGCAGCGCATCTCGACGAAAAATTACAAGCGAAAAGTGGATTTTTAAATCCAACTTTCTATACGGTTGTTTCAATTGTTGCGGTTTCCTTGTGGATCTGGTTCCGTAACTGGTTCCGTAAACTTTCTATGACAGAAGATATGTCGGTGCAGAAATCAACAGCGAATTATTACAAAACATTAGCTGTTTCTGCTGCCTTCCTTGTAACATATGGTTTAACAGTATTGAGTACGCTTCCATGGTTGTGGTTGATGAGTATTGATGCGCATTGGTTCAGCACTATGTACAGCTGGTACACATTCGCCAGTTCATGGGTAGCCGGTATTTCACTCATCATGTTATTTGTGGTGTATTTAAAGAATCATGGTTACCTCGAATTTGTGAACGAAGAGCATATCCACGATATTGGTAAGTTCATGTTTGCCTTTTCGATCTTCTGGACCTATCTCTGGTTCTCACAGTTCATGTTGATCTGGTACAGTAACCAACCGGAAGAAACCGCTTACTTCATCGATCGTTTGGGTTATGGCGGAAAAGGTGATGGTCCGTTCAGGGCAATGTTCCTGCTCAACCTCATCATCAACTTCCTGGCGCCGTTGTTAATTTTAATGCGTCGTGGATCAAAGCGTAGCTATACAGTTGTTACATTGATGTCAGTAATTATCATCTTCGGCCACTGGTTGGATTTCTATCAAATGATCACACCGGGTCCGTTGAAAGAATTGGGTAAAGATTCAAATCCCATCAGCCATTTTGTGTACAGCCTTGGTATTGCAGCAGGATTTTTAGGATTGGTGATTTTCCTTACGGCCCGTTACCTCACCAAAGCATCGTTGTTACCAAAGAACCATCCGTTGGTGAAAGAAAGTATTATTCATCATACCTGA
- a CDS encoding c-type cytochrome, with translation MRSTQIVTIGLVTVVLAAASCNNGPRREPGKIYMPDMAYSRAVETYADHSHLKDAGIYYDATPVAGTVKRGDVAYFPLAMDKVGDTANYVASKQVQNPLPALNDKEIIEAARLYKINCGICHGEKLDGNGPIYNGGNGPYPVAPKNLVADPVVSKMPEGQMMYSVTYGKNLMGSYASQLSTKQRWMIVRYIKQLQPGGAPQTAAPATAPAADSTTATK, from the coding sequence ATGCGTTCAACACAGATTGTTACAATTGGATTGGTTACAGTAGTATTGGCAGCAGCGTCCTGCAACAATGGTCCACGTCGTGAGCCGGGTAAGATCTATATGCCCGATATGGCGTACAGCCGTGCAGTAGAAACCTATGCTGATCATAGCCATCTGAAAGATGCCGGTATCTACTACGATGCAACTCCGGTTGCAGGTACTGTAAAGCGTGGTGATGTTGCTTATTTCCCATTAGCAATGGACAAAGTTGGTGATACTGCCAATTATGTAGCATCAAAGCAGGTTCAAAACCCTTTACCTGCTCTGAACGATAAAGAAATTATTGAAGCAGCAAGACTATATAAGATCAACTGTGGTATTTGCCACGGTGAAAAATTAGACGGTAACGGTCCTATTTACAATGGAGGTAATGGCCCTTATCCTGTTGCTCCAAAAAACTTAGTGGCTGATCCCGTGGTATCAAAAATGCCGGAAGGTCAAATGATGTACTCAGTTACTTATGGTAAAAACCTGATGGGTAGTTATGCATCGCAACTGAGCACAAAGCAACGCTGGATGATCGTTCGTTATATCAAGCAATTGCAACCGGGAGGCGCTCCGCAAACTGCTGCGCCTGCAACTGCACCTGCGGCCGATTCAACAACAGCAACAAAGTAA
- a CDS encoding DUF3341 domain-containing protein yields MSVKKFVVGCFDDEKTLFPAVKNTRKAGYKIHDVYTPFPIHGLDHAMGLRDTSLHTAGFIYAMTGTTTALTFMSWVFTKDWPMNIGGKPHLPLPAFIPIVFELTVLCAAVGMVLTFCYLCQLAPFVRKDHFHLRATDDLFVMPIEITEKTNIEEVKAFFQSAGAVEVFEKDAETGWWLGRYDKTRKAFEKEEIVTA; encoded by the coding sequence ATGTCTGTAAAAAAATTTGTAGTCGGCTGTTTTGATGATGAAAAAACGCTGTTCCCTGCGGTAAAAAATACCCGCAAGGCAGGTTACAAGATTCATGATGTGTACACGCCCTTCCCGATCCATGGTTTAGATCATGCAATGGGTTTGCGTGACACCAGCTTACACACAGCCGGTTTTATTTATGCAATGACCGGTACAACAACTGCCTTAACATTTATGAGCTGGGTGTTTACCAAAGACTGGCCTATGAATATTGGTGGTAAACCACATTTGCCTTTGCCGGCTTTCATTCCGATCGTGTTTGAATTAACGGTATTGTGTGCGGCTGTTGGTATGGTGCTGACTTTCTGCTACCTCTGTCAGCTGGCTCCGTTTGTGCGGAAAGATCATTTCCACCTGCGTGCAACAGATGATCTGTTTGTAATGCCTATCGAGATCACCGAAAAAACAAATATCGAAGAAGTAAAAGCATTCTTTCAAAGTGCGGGCGCAGTAGAAGTGTTTGAGAAAGATGCAGAGACCGGCTGGTGGTTAGGTCGCTACGACAAAACAAGAAAAGCATTTGAAAAAGAAGAAATCGTTACAGCATAA
- the nrfD gene encoding NrfD/PsrC family molybdoenzyme membrane anchor subunit — MSLLRYESQVREPLVDGHKTYHDVTEDICKPVEAAPSRLWWVGFIISVALLLFGVVSLYKEVVYGTGMWNLNKTIGWGWDITNFVWWVGIGHAGTLISAILLLFRQGWRTGVNRAAEAMTIFAVICAGQFPIWHMGRVWMAFFVMPYPNTRGPLWVNFNSPLLWDVFAISTYFTVSLLFWYSGLLPDMATLRDRAKKKWAKAFYGVASFGWSGSTKHWQRHESLSLVLAGLSTPLVLSVHTIVSFDFATSVIPGWHTTIFPPYFVAGAIFSGFAMVQTLMLVTRKVMQLEDYITISHIENMNKVIVLTGSIVGCAYLTELFMAWYSAVKYEQDIFFKYRIAGPYGWSYWLMMTCNVITPQLFWVKKLRRNIAFTFLMSVVVNIGMWFERFVIIVSSLYRDYLPSSWSVYYRPTIWEIGFYMGSFGLFFTCYFLFSKYFPVIAIAEIKHILKKNGESYKEQMDGIEEQSVEEFAKEHAHSH; from the coding sequence ATGTCATTACTAAGGTATGAATCACAGGTACGGGAACCATTGGTTGATGGTCATAAAACCTACCACGATGTTACAGAGGATATTTGTAAGCCGGTGGAAGCTGCGCCCTCACGTTTATGGTGGGTAGGTTTCATTATTTCGGTGGCACTCCTCTTGTTTGGTGTGGTGAGTCTTTATAAAGAAGTAGTGTACGGTACGGGTATGTGGAACCTGAACAAAACCATCGGCTGGGGTTGGGATATCACCAACTTCGTATGGTGGGTAGGTATTGGTCACGCCGGTACATTGATCTCTGCGATCTTGTTGCTCTTCCGCCAGGGATGGAGAACGGGTGTAAACCGTGCGGCTGAAGCCATGACCATCTTTGCGGTTATTTGTGCGGGCCAGTTCCCGATCTGGCACATGGGTCGTGTGTGGATGGCCTTCTTCGTAATGCCTTATCCAAATACACGTGGTCCTTTATGGGTGAACTTTAACTCACCATTATTGTGGGACGTATTTGCGATCTCTACTTACTTTACAGTTTCTCTTTTATTCTGGTATAGCGGTTTGTTACCTGATATGGCTACGTTGCGTGACCGTGCAAAAAAGAAATGGGCAAAAGCATTTTATGGTGTTGCTTCTTTCGGATGGTCAGGTTCTACCAAACACTGGCAACGTCATGAAAGCTTATCATTGGTGTTGGCTGGTTTGAGTACACCACTTGTATTGTCTGTACACACCATCGTATCGTTTGACTTTGCCACGTCGGTTATTCCCGGATGGCATACTACCATCTTCCCTCCTTACTTCGTTGCGGGTGCCATCTTCTCCGGTTTCGCCATGGTGCAAACCCTGATGTTGGTTACACGGAAAGTGATGCAGCTGGAAGATTATATTACCATCAGCCACATTGAAAATATGAACAAGGTAATTGTACTGACCGGTTCCATTGTGGGCTGTGCATACTTAACTGAGTTGTTCATGGCATGGTACAGTGCGGTGAAATATGAGCAGGATATCTTCTTTAAATATCGTATCGCCGGTCCTTACGGATGGAGCTATTGGTTGATGATGACCTGTAACGTAATTACACCACAGTTGTTCTGGGTTAAGAAATTGCGTCGCAACATTGCCTTCACTTTCTTAATGAGTGTGGTGGTAAATATTGGTATGTGGTTCGAGCGTTTTGTGATCATCGTATCATCTTTGTATCGTGATTACTTACCATCATCGTGGTCGGTGTACTATCGTCCAACCATTTGGGAAATTGGTTTCTACATGGGATCATTTGGATTGTTCTTCACTTGTTATTTCCTGTTCTCTAAATACTTCCCGGTAATTGCCATTGCTGAGATCAAACACATTCTCAAGAAAAATGGTGAAAGCTATAAAGAACAAATGGACGGAATTGAAGAACAGTCGGTTGAAGAGTTTGCAAAAGAACATGCGCATTCACACTAA
- a CDS encoding TAT-variant-translocated molybdopterin oxidoreductase, whose product MSKKKYWQSFGELNNTKAYVNDAENEFKEDLPFEMDDNGAKTPRRDFLKYLGFSTAAATLAASCEMPVKKAIPFLNKPADIVPGVANYYATTYVLDGDVVPVLAKVRDGRPIKLEGNEMGFTKGGTSQRVQASVLSLYDTARLRYPMEKTGDGFKEAPTYEAVDKKIAAALATAAGKQIVLLSSTLNSPSVAAIIEEFKAKYPTFKHVTYDAVSYSGMLQANEATFGQRTIPSYHFDQAKVIVSFGADFLGTWLSPVEFAKQYATGRKIDEKNPTMSRHFQFEAMFSMTGASADERYTHKPSELGAVLLNLYAKVGGAVTAPAITDKRLAAGIDAAAKELLAAGGNALVVSRSNNVNAQILVNAINAQIGAVGKTINFGTTVNYRKGVDADMEQLVTDMNAGAVGAVLVYGANPVYTYYDKKKFVDGWKKVGLTVSFNEIEDETTEQCQFVLPAHHYLESWGDAEAKSGYLSFIQPTIHPLFKTRAFATSLLKWSGSAEADYETYFKNYWITKLGGQTAFDQALRDGVIEPATPVVAGASFNGGAVADAVAKLSAAKKTGKHELVIYQKVSIGDGKMANNPWLQEMPDPITRACWDNYAIISVKTAEEFGYKADDDYEVNPPKPVLKITVAGREPIELPLLIIPGMNSSTVAIATGYGRSEKVGRAAKGVGKNIYPFASFNGQTYDLTAADVTIEKTDKMYDIAQMQTHSTYGNRVEVVKETSLAVFKKDPKHFINERMAEIKDYGGVDNLEAEGTMYPVYDKPGIKWGMSLDLNLCNGCGACVVACSAENNVSVVGKTQVAKYHDMHWLRIDRYFSGDMENPDVVFQPMLCQHCDNAPCENVCPVAATNHSSEGLNQMTYNRCIGTRYCANNCPYKVRRFNWHDWNGADSFKDNQNPLIESGRINEVTLDMNEDLTRMVLNPDVTVRSRGVIEKCSFCVQRLQEAKLTAKKDSRPMVDSDIKTACQQACPTNAIVFGNVNDKESEIRKVRTTEAANRTYYVLEQLHVLPNVSYMAKLRNTDRTVGNHEEEGGHGEAHSEAKEAATEAAH is encoded by the coding sequence ATGAGTAAGAAAAAATATTGGCAAAGTTTCGGAGAGCTGAACAATACAAAGGCATACGTGAATGATGCGGAGAATGAGTTTAAAGAGGACTTGCCTTTTGAAATGGATGATAACGGAGCCAAAACGCCACGCCGTGATTTCTTAAAATATCTCGGCTTCAGCACGGCTGCTGCTACATTGGCTGCCAGTTGCGAAATGCCTGTAAAAAAGGCCATCCCTTTTCTCAACAAACCTGCTGATATTGTTCCCGGTGTTGCGAATTACTATGCAACTACCTACGTGTTAGATGGTGATGTAGTGCCGGTGTTGGCGAAAGTAAGAGATGGTCGCCCCATCAAACTGGAAGGAAATGAAATGGGCTTTACCAAAGGTGGTACTTCACAGCGTGTACAGGCATCTGTACTCAGCCTGTACGATACAGCCCGTTTGCGTTACCCCATGGAAAAAACGGGAGATGGTTTTAAAGAAGCGCCAACGTACGAAGCAGTTGATAAAAAAATTGCAGCAGCATTGGCTACTGCAGCAGGCAAGCAGATCGTATTATTAAGTTCAACCCTGAACTCTCCTTCTGTTGCTGCCATCATTGAAGAATTCAAAGCAAAATATCCAACGTTCAAGCATGTAACATACGATGCGGTTTCTTACAGTGGTATGTTGCAGGCCAACGAAGCAACGTTTGGTCAACGTACAATTCCATCTTACCATTTCGATCAGGCAAAAGTGATCGTAAGCTTTGGTGCCGATTTTCTCGGAACCTGGTTGAGCCCTGTAGAATTTGCAAAGCAATATGCTACGGGTCGTAAGATCGATGAGAAGAACCCAACCATGAGCCGTCACTTCCAGTTTGAAGCGATGTTCAGCATGACGGGTGCAAGTGCCGATGAGCGTTATACACACAAGCCAAGTGAACTCGGCGCAGTGTTATTGAACTTATATGCAAAAGTTGGCGGTGCAGTTACAGCTCCTGCTATTACTGATAAACGTTTAGCTGCAGGTATTGATGCCGCAGCCAAAGAATTATTGGCTGCAGGTGGTAATGCATTAGTAGTAAGCCGTAGTAACAATGTAAATGCACAAATTTTAGTAAATGCCATCAACGCACAAATTGGTGCTGTTGGTAAAACCATCAACTTCGGTACAACAGTGAACTACCGTAAAGGGGTAGACGCTGATATGGAGCAACTGGTAACTGATATGAATGCAGGTGCAGTTGGTGCTGTGTTAGTATATGGTGCAAACCCTGTGTACACGTACTACGATAAAAAGAAATTTGTTGACGGTTGGAAAAAAGTAGGTCTTACTGTTTCATTCAATGAAATTGAAGATGAAACAACTGAACAATGTCAGTTTGTATTGCCTGCTCATCACTATCTCGAAAGCTGGGGCGATGCCGAAGCAAAAAGTGGCTATCTCTCTTTCATTCAACCAACCATTCATCCGTTATTTAAAACAAGAGCGTTTGCAACTTCATTGTTGAAATGGAGCGGCAGTGCTGAAGCGGATTACGAAACATACTTTAAAAATTACTGGATCACGAAACTCGGTGGACAAACTGCATTCGATCAGGCATTGCGTGACGGTGTAATTGAACCTGCCACTCCGGTAGTTGCAGGTGCAAGCTTTAATGGCGGCGCAGTTGCTGATGCTGTTGCAAAACTCAGTGCTGCTAAAAAAACAGGCAAGCACGAATTGGTGATCTATCAAAAAGTTAGTATTGGCGATGGTAAAATGGCCAACAACCCATGGTTGCAGGAAATGCCTGACCCCATTACCCGTGCATGCTGGGATAACTATGCGATCATCTCTGTTAAAACAGCTGAAGAATTTGGCTACAAAGCAGATGATGATTACGAAGTAAATCCTCCGAAGCCTGTATTAAAAATTACTGTTGCCGGAAGAGAGCCGATCGAACTTCCATTGCTCATTATTCCTGGTATGAACAGCAGTACCGTTGCGATAGCAACCGGTTACGGCCGCAGTGAAAAAGTAGGACGTGCAGCAAAAGGAGTTGGTAAAAACATTTATCCGTTTGCAAGTTTTAATGGACAAACATATGATCTTACTGCTGCCGATGTAACTATCGAGAAGACTGATAAGATGTACGACATTGCGCAGATGCAAACGCACAGCACGTACGGTAATCGTGTGGAAGTAGTAAAAGAAACAAGTCTCGCTGTATTCAAAAAAGATCCCAAGCATTTCATTAACGAACGGATGGCTGAGATCAAAGATTACGGTGGTGTAGATAATTTAGAAGCAGAAGGTACCATGTACCCTGTGTACGATAAGCCCGGCATTAAATGGGGAATGAGTTTAGACTTAAACCTTTGTAATGGTTGTGGTGCTTGTGTAGTTGCCTGTAGCGCCGAGAACAACGTTTCTGTTGTAGGTAAAACTCAGGTGGCAAAATATCATGACATGCATTGGTTACGTATCGACCGTTATTTCAGCGGTGATATGGAAAACCCGGATGTTGTGTTCCAGCCAATGCTTTGCCAACACTGTGATAACGCTCCTTGTGAGAACGTTTGTCCGGTGGCAGCAACCAACCACAGCAGCGAAGGTTTAAATCAAATGACCTATAACCGTTGTATCGGTACAAGATATTGTGCCAACAACTGTCCTTATAAAGTACGCCGCTTTAACTGGCACGACTGGAATGGTGCGGATAGCTTTAAAGACAATCAGAATCCATTGATCGAAAGCGGAAGGATTAATGAGGTAACACTTGATATGAACGAAGACTTAACACGTATGGTGTTGAATCCTGATGTTACTGTGCGTAGCCGTGGTGTAATTGAAAAATGTTCTTTCTGCGTACAACGTTTACAGGAAGCTAAATTGACAGCGAAGAAAGACAGCCGTCCGATGGTTGACAGCGATATCAAAACTGCATGTCAGCAGGCTTGTCCTACAAACGCAATTGTGTTTGGTAATGTGAATGACAAAGAAAGTGAGATCCGCAAAGTGCGTACAACAGAAGCAGCCAACCGTACTTATTATGTATTGGAACAATTACACGTATTGCCAAACGTAAGTTACATGGCGAAACTGCGTAATACCGATCGTACAGTAGGTAATCACGAAGAAGAAGGCGGACATGGTGAAGCACATTCTGAAGCAAAAGAAGCGGCAACTGAAGCAGCACATTAA
- a CDS encoding c-type cytochrome: MNQPKLLLRQSFTLCLVFISLLIGNKSFAQDGKALFQTNCASCHAVGKKLTGPALKGFQERGSWSDRKKLYAWVKNPAGYAKTDAYAANLIKEYNGVLMTGFPSLAEAEIDAIADYIINFKDPTPPTPPPGGGEPAEDNSLLFGILALVLAIVALILLQINSNLKKLTDEKDGVVRGEPVAFWRNKAYIATGIILLFLVGGYFTIQGAIGLGRQTSYQPEQPIYYSHKVHAGINQVNCLYCHGGAMEGKHANIPSVNVCMNCHMAINEYNGEKMFREDGTEVNGTAEIQKLYDFAGWDPAANKYTGKGKPIEWIKIHNLPDHVYFNHSQHTKAGGVQCQTCHGEIQNMGEVYQFSNLSMGWCINCHRETNVKFQENGFYSMYEKFHNDIKNGKMDSVTVEKIGGTECQKCHY, from the coding sequence ATGAATCAACCAAAATTACTTCTCCGACAGTCGTTCACGCTCTGCCTGGTTTTCATTTCCTTATTGATTGGTAATAAATCATTTGCACAAGATGGTAAAGCACTGTTTCAAACAAACTGTGCCAGCTGTCATGCCGTTGGTAAGAAATTGACCGGTCCGGCATTGAAAGGTTTTCAAGAACGAGGCTCTTGGAGTGATCGGAAAAAGCTCTACGCTTGGGTGAAAAACCCAGCGGGCTATGCGAAAACAGATGCATACGCTGCCAACTTGATCAAAGAATACAATGGTGTATTGATGACAGGCTTCCCAAGTTTAGCCGAAGCCGAAATTGACGCTATAGCTGATTATATAATTAATTTCAAAGACCCAACTCCACCAACTCCACCTCCTGGCGGTGGCGAACCGGCAGAAGATAACTCACTTCTCTTCGGTATCCTTGCTTTGGTATTGGCCATCGTTGCTCTCATTTTATTACAGATCAACAGCAACCTGAAAAAATTAACCGACGAGAAAGATGGTGTGGTACGTGGTGAGCCGGTTGCTTTCTGGAGAAACAAAGCTTATATCGCTACCGGTATTATCCTGTTGTTTTTAGTGGGCGGTTACTTTACTATTCAAGGTGCAATTGGACTGGGTCGTCAAACCAGTTATCAACCGGAACAACCGATCTACTATTCACATAAAGTACACGCCGGTATAAACCAGGTAAACTGTTTGTATTGCCACGGTGGTGCAATGGAAGGCAAGCATGCAAATATTCCAAGTGTGAATGTTTGTATGAACTGTCACATGGCCATCAATGAATACAACGGTGAAAAAATGTTCCGTGAAGATGGTACAGAAGTAAACGGTACTGCGGAAATTCAAAAACTATACGACTTTGCAGGTTGGGATCCTGCTGCTAATAAATACACTGGAAAAGGCAAACCGATCGAGTGGATCAAAATCCACAACCTGCCTGACCATGTTTACTTCAATCACTCCCAACATACCAAAGCAGGTGGGGTACAATGCCAAACCTGTCATGGTGAAATTCAAAATATGGGTGAAGTGTACCAGTTCAGCAATCTGAGCATGGGATGGTGTATCAACTGTCATCGTGAAACAAATGTAAAGTTCCAGGAAAATGGATTTTACAGCATGTACGAGAAGTTTCACAACGATATTAAGAATGGCAAAATGGACAGTGTAACCGTTGAAAAGATCGGTGGTACAGAATGTCAAAAATGTCACTACTAA
- a CDS encoding DUF6787 family protein, with protein MFEKLRNKWKVGPLQLALILCTFAIGGSFTGYLGKRIMPLFGIEAPWIYIPVYILLVTLIWPMMVLLISIPFGQFKFFTGYLKKMGQRMGLKSKTPAP; from the coding sequence ATGTTTGAAAAGCTGCGAAATAAATGGAAAGTCGGTCCGTTGCAACTGGCGCTGATCCTTTGCACCTTTGCCATTGGCGGCAGCTTTACCGGTTACCTCGGCAAACGCATTATGCCGCTGTTTGGCATTGAAGCTCCCTGGATCTATATCCCCGTGTATATTTTATTGGTTACCCTTATCTGGCCGATGATGGTGCTGCTGATCAGTATCCCGTTTGGGCAATTCAAGTTTTTTACGGGCTATTTGAAGAAAATGGGGCAACGGATGGGGTTGAAATCCAAAACACCGGCCCCCTAA
- a CDS encoding tetratricopeptide repeat protein — protein MQNLILFLFLSFSVQTLSAQPVICNGKTYPPLSFSAAAMQKMEADLQVAKTNYEADGSNADNIIWYGRRLAYMGRYDEAIAIFTQGIATHPNDARMYRHRGHRYLTTRCYRKAIADFEQAASLIKRKKDEMEPDGMPNAKNIPTSSLHSNIWYHLGLAYYLTKDYQKAAAAYKKCLAVSNNPDMYVATANWYYLTLRKLDKDKAAKALLQTINREMELIENTDYLTILLIYKEQQNAAAVRTKFLDRDLTGTLSNATIGFGLGSYFLSIGKIAEGKDILQRVIAAPQWGSFAYMAAEVALEK, from the coding sequence ATGCAAAACTTGATACTGTTTCTATTTCTGTCCTTTTCTGTACAAACCCTTTCAGCCCAGCCTGTCATTTGTAATGGTAAGACTTATCCGCCGCTCAGCTTTTCAGCAGCAGCTATGCAGAAAATGGAGGCCGATCTGCAAGTAGCCAAAACAAACTACGAAGCCGATGGTTCCAATGCTGATAATATAATATGGTATGGCAGGCGGCTTGCTTATATGGGCCGCTACGATGAAGCCATTGCCATTTTCACTCAGGGAATTGCAACGCATCCAAACGATGCAAGAATGTATCGCCATCGTGGCCATCGTTACTTAACCACCCGTTGTTACAGGAAAGCCATTGCAGATTTTGAACAGGCAGCGTCGCTCATCAAACGGAAAAAAGATGAAATGGAACCCGATGGAATGCCCAATGCAAAGAATATTCCTACGAGCAGTTTGCATTCCAATATCTGGTATCATTTAGGGTTGGCGTATTATCTCACAAAGGATTATCAGAAAGCAGCAGCAGCTTACAAAAAATGCCTCGCTGTTTCCAATAACCCAGATATGTATGTGGCCACTGCCAACTGGTATTATCTTACGTTGCGGAAGTTAGATAAAGACAAAGCAGCGAAAGCGTTGTTGCAAACGATTAACCGGGAAATGGAATTGATCGAAAACACCGATTACCTCACCATCTTACTGATCTATAAAGAACAGCAGAATGCTGCGGCCGTCCGTACAAAATTTCTGGATAGAGACCTTACGGGCACGCTTTCAAACGCCACCATTGGTTTTGGACTTGGGAGTTATTTCCTGAGCATCGGTAAAATAGCGGAAGGGAAAGATATTCTGCAGCGTGTAATTGCCGCACCGCAATGGGGAAGCTTTGCCTATATGGCTGCGGAAGTGGCGCTGGAAAAATAG